The following proteins are encoded in a genomic region of Nymphalis io chromosome 8, ilAglIoxx1.1, whole genome shotgun sequence:
- the LOC126770094 gene encoding sugar transporter SWEET1 yields MYLSDLKNLVSSLAVITTILQFLSGILVCKKYVVNGTTSESSPLPFICGFISSGLWLLYGLTKQDNKIILVNTVGIVLMVSYVIVFYIYTFKKTTVLRQFLLSITIYAFTIGYMTVEEDNEVLLNRLGLSACSLTLLTIAAPMIKLFYVIKTKCTDCLPFPMIFMSLIVSSLWFVYGIIEEDIYLSVPNFIGGALALAQLSLFVIYPSIPSSPLISKTTLA; encoded by the exons ATGTACCTATCGGatttaaaaaatcttgtatCAAGCTTAGCAGTCATTACTacgatattacaatttttatccgGCAT TCTCGTTTGCAAAAAATATGTAGTTAATGGTACAACATCGGAATCATCGCCGCTACCATTCATATGCGGTTTTATAtc ATCCGGTCTTTGGCTATTGTATGGATTAACAAAACaggacaataaaataattttagttaatacTGTTGGTATAGTACTAATGGTCTCATatgtaatagtattttatatttacactttCAAGAAAACCACAGTATTAAGGCAATTTTTACTGTCAATTACAATATATGCCTTCACAATTGGCTATATGACTGTGGAGGAAGATAATGAAGTTCTTCTGAATAGATTAG GGTTATCAGCGTGTTCTCTTACTTTGTTAACAATTGCTGCGCCAATGATCAAGCTGTTTTATGTCATTAAGACAAAATGTACAGATTGTCTCCCTTTTCCAATGATATTCATGTCATTAATTGTGTCAAGTCTTTGGTTTGTTTATGGTATAATAGAAGAAGATATATATCTAtcg gtaccAAATTTTATTGGTGGTGCTTTAGCTTTGGCGCAGCTGTCACTGTTTGTGATATATCCTAGTATTCCATCTTCACCTCTTATATCTAAGACAACTttagcttaa
- the LOC126769992 gene encoding uncharacterized protein LOC126769992 isoform X1, which yields MHNVKIFKNLLLASLVVTIVYTIYPKVYIGTSEPIKKYTHEHFIQYYNGTEDFLIDTPGCFIPNYMQTMKFNEANDAKKTCGERTIFIKKKSNDILMFTIDEIKMRHYTKKKYSCCYQFAGPSNVSGKLDYTSLRYSSCKEFKNGTETVLKEEVITVKCTLNAAKKVLIYEDAYAILKKIKKPYEKRDDERSWNILILGMDTMSRGRAYSSMPKTTDYMLTHNWLDYRGYQKVGYNTFPNVMSLLTGKNMSTIYRACSSGMDKCNQMLIWSKFQKAGYVTATGEDYLRLPDTFGKYGYKSAPTDHYLRPLFLTGEHSYGNLVCTKKMASPNHILDYATAFSETYKDEKFFGMFWFNSYSHNLENKPQLIDDGIVNYFIRLNSSGVMNNTLIFFLSDHGMRYGKMREQVESYYAERLPMLFIWVPEDFRKKYLQEYINLEINQNRLITPYDLHLTLWDVMIRSKMSTDKIASEACPNCDSIFNEISPYRNCADANVDEKWCTCHKMKSVNRTEIDVKHSIELVVKYLQNKTKNIQTTSCMKCVVLNLKTILRTHTYRDESLNSTYFVLALVMTPGNIGYEATIVKRNGELSIMQPTYTITSYNTRGSCVIEPNHRSYCVCEKIAKCKIKH from the exons ATGCataacgtaaaaatatttaaaaatctattattgGCGTCGTTAGTTGTGACTATAGTTTACACTATATATCCCAAGGTATACATAGGCACGAGTGAGCCCATCAAAAAATACACACATGAACATTTTATACAGTATTACAATG GTACGGAAGACTTTTTAATCGACACACCTGGATGTTTCATACCCAATTATATGCAAACAATGAAATTCAATGAAGCGAATGATGCCAAGAAAACATGTGGCGAacgaacaatatttattaagaaaaaatctaatgatattttaatgtttacaatcgatgaaataaaaatgagacaTTATACAAAGAAGAAGTATTCATGTTGCTACCAATTCGCTGGACCGTCTAATGTTTCAGGGAAGTTAGATTATACTTCATTAAG ATATTCGAGTTGTAAAGAATTCAAAAATGGAACGGAGACAGTTTTAAAAGAGGAAGTAATAACCGTGAAATGCACACTTAATGCAGCTAAAAAAGTGTTAATTTATGAAGACGCATAtgcaatactaaaaaaaataaaaaaaccctaTGAAAAGAGGGACGACGAGAGATCTtggaacattttaatattaggaaTGGATACCATGTCAAGAGGTCGCGCTTACAGCAGTATGCCAAAAACAACTGATTATATGTTAACACACAATTGGTTGGACTATAGAGGATACCAAAAG GTAGGATACAACACATTCCCGAATGTAATGTCTTTATTGACTGGCAAGAACATGTCAACAATATACAGAGCCTGCTCATCGGGTATGGATAAATGTAACCAAATGCTTATATGGTCAAAATTTCAAAAGGCAGGTTACGTAACCGCCACTGGTGAAGACTACTTAAGACTACCCGACACATTTGGTAAATACGGATATAAATCCGCACCCACCGATCATTACTTACGGCCGCTCTTTCTGACAGGAGAACATTCGTATGGTAATCTAGTATGCACGAAGAAGATGGCATCGCCGAATCATATCCTTGATTACGCTACAGCGTTTTCAGAAACTTACAAAGACGAAAAGTTTTTTGGAATGTTTTGGTTTAATTCATACAGTCATAATCTAGAAAATAAACCTCAACTTATTGATGATGGAATCGTGAATTACTTTATTAGACTTAACAGTTCAGGCGTCATGaacaatacattaatatttttcttaagcgATCATGGAATGCGGTACGGGAAAATGAGAGAACAAGTCGAATCATATTATGCAGAACGTCTACCAATGCTATTCATATGGGTCCCTGAggattttcgaaaaaaatatctacaagaatatataaatttagaaattaatcaaaatcGATTAATAACGCCATATGATTTACATCTAACATTATGGGACGTAATGATCAGGTCGAAAATGTCAACAGATAAAATTGCTTCCGAAGCATGTCCAAATTGtgatagtatttttaatgaaataagtcCATACAGAAATTGCGCAGACGCAAACGTCGACGAAAAATGGTGCACGTGTCATAAAATGAAAAGTGTTAATCGAACTGAAATTGACGTAAAACACAGTATTGAAttagttgtaaaatatttacaaaataaaacaaaaaatatacagacGACTTCGTGCATGAAATGTGtagtgttaaatttaaaaactattttacgaACGCACACGTACCGCGACGAATCTCTTAACAGTACTTATTTTGTATTAGCGTTAGTGATGACGCCAGGCAACATCGGCTATGAAGCAACGATTGTAAAACGTAATGGAGAATTGAGTATCATGCAGCCTACTTATACGATAACAAGTTATAACACTAGAGGCAGTTGTGTTATTGAACCAAATCATCGTTCATATTGTGTCTGTGAAAAAATagctaaatgtaaaattaaacactaa
- the LOC126769992 gene encoding uncharacterized protein LOC126769992 isoform X2: MSLLTGKNMSTIYRACSSGMDKCNQMLIWSKFQKAGYVTATGEDYLRLPDTFGKYGYKSAPTDHYLRPLFLTGEHSYGNLVCTKKMASPNHILDYATAFSETYKDEKFFGMFWFNSYSHNLENKPQLIDDGIVNYFIRLNSSGVMNNTLIFFLSDHGMRYGKMREQVESYYAERLPMLFIWVPEDFRKKYLQEYINLEINQNRLITPYDLHLTLWDVMIRSKMSTDKIASEACPNCDSIFNEISPYRNCADANVDEKWCTCHKMKSVNRTEIDVKHSIELVVKYLQNKTKNIQTTSCMKCVVLNLKTILRTHTYRDESLNSTYFVLALVMTPGNIGYEATIVKRNGELSIMQPTYTITSYNTRGSCVIEPNHRSYCVCEKIAKCKIKH, translated from the coding sequence ATGTCTTTATTGACTGGCAAGAACATGTCAACAATATACAGAGCCTGCTCATCGGGTATGGATAAATGTAACCAAATGCTTATATGGTCAAAATTTCAAAAGGCAGGTTACGTAACCGCCACTGGTGAAGACTACTTAAGACTACCCGACACATTTGGTAAATACGGATATAAATCCGCACCCACCGATCATTACTTACGGCCGCTCTTTCTGACAGGAGAACATTCGTATGGTAATCTAGTATGCACGAAGAAGATGGCATCGCCGAATCATATCCTTGATTACGCTACAGCGTTTTCAGAAACTTACAAAGACGAAAAGTTTTTTGGAATGTTTTGGTTTAATTCATACAGTCATAATCTAGAAAATAAACCTCAACTTATTGATGATGGAATCGTGAATTACTTTATTAGACTTAACAGTTCAGGCGTCATGaacaatacattaatatttttcttaagcgATCATGGAATGCGGTACGGGAAAATGAGAGAACAAGTCGAATCATATTATGCAGAACGTCTACCAATGCTATTCATATGGGTCCCTGAggattttcgaaaaaaatatctacaagaatatataaatttagaaattaatcaaaatcGATTAATAACGCCATATGATTTACATCTAACATTATGGGACGTAATGATCAGGTCGAAAATGTCAACAGATAAAATTGCTTCCGAAGCATGTCCAAATTGtgatagtatttttaatgaaataagtcCATACAGAAATTGCGCAGACGCAAACGTCGACGAAAAATGGTGCACGTGTCATAAAATGAAAAGTGTTAATCGAACTGAAATTGACGTAAAACACAGTATTGAAttagttgtaaaatatttacaaaataaaacaaaaaatatacagacGACTTCGTGCATGAAATGTGtagtgttaaatttaaaaactattttacgaACGCACACGTACCGCGACGAATCTCTTAACAGTACTTATTTTGTATTAGCGTTAGTGATGACGCCAGGCAACATCGGCTATGAAGCAACGATTGTAAAACGTAATGGAGAATTGAGTATCATGCAGCCTACTTATACGATAACAAGTTATAACACTAGAGGCAGTTGTGTTATTGAACCAAATCATCGTTCATATTGTGTCTGTGAAAAAATagctaaatgtaaaattaaacactaa
- the LOC126769992 gene encoding uncharacterized protein LOC126769992 isoform X3: MHNVKIFKNLLLASLVVTIVYTIYPKVYIGTSEPIKKYTHEHFIQYYNGTEDFLIDTPGCFIPNYMQTMKFNEANDAKKTCGERTIFIKKKSNDILMFTIDEIKMRHYTKKKYSCCYQFAGPSNVSGKLDYTSLRYSSCKEFKNGTETVLKEEVITVKCTLNAAKKVLIYEDAYAILKKIKKPYEKRDDERSWNILILGMDTMSRGRAYSSMPKTTDYMLTHNWLDYRGYQKVGYNTFPNVMSLLTGKNMSTIYRACSSGMDKCNQMLIWSKFQKAGYVTATGEDYLRLPDTFAIMECGTGK; the protein is encoded by the exons ATGCataacgtaaaaatatttaaaaatctattattgGCGTCGTTAGTTGTGACTATAGTTTACACTATATATCCCAAGGTATACATAGGCACGAGTGAGCCCATCAAAAAATACACACATGAACATTTTATACAGTATTACAATG GTACGGAAGACTTTTTAATCGACACACCTGGATGTTTCATACCCAATTATATGCAAACAATGAAATTCAATGAAGCGAATGATGCCAAGAAAACATGTGGCGAacgaacaatatttattaagaaaaaatctaatgatattttaatgtttacaatcgatgaaataaaaatgagacaTTATACAAAGAAGAAGTATTCATGTTGCTACCAATTCGCTGGACCGTCTAATGTTTCAGGGAAGTTAGATTATACTTCATTAAG ATATTCGAGTTGTAAAGAATTCAAAAATGGAACGGAGACAGTTTTAAAAGAGGAAGTAATAACCGTGAAATGCACACTTAATGCAGCTAAAAAAGTGTTAATTTATGAAGACGCATAtgcaatactaaaaaaaataaaaaaaccctaTGAAAAGAGGGACGACGAGAGATCTtggaacattttaatattaggaaTGGATACCATGTCAAGAGGTCGCGCTTACAGCAGTATGCCAAAAACAACTGATTATATGTTAACACACAATTGGTTGGACTATAGAGGATACCAAAAG GTAGGATACAACACATTCCCGAATGTAATGTCTTTATTGACTGGCAAGAACATGTCAACAATATACAGAGCCTGCTCATCGGGTATGGATAAATGTAACCAAATGCTTATATGGTCAAAATTTCAAAAGGCAGGTTACGTAACCGCCACTGGTGAAGACTACTTAAGACTACCCGACACATTTG cgATCATGGAATGCGGTACGGGAAAATGA
- the LOC126769986 gene encoding uncharacterized protein LOC126769986 isoform X2, which produces MVNTSGIESKMVKMIDTPGCRIPVAMVNYSSVKKWKRGSCGNRAVYLKRVEGSKIRVSIKEKNMRKYLKRTSKYKCCYRFFQRSTKPRFEHRKLRYTECKDIKDSEIFLLESDFINVQCFEINAYNKSHLIYQDVYAFCRKINTTNIIKTTKHNRKYNVLILGMDSMSLSRFVQTMTRTVTFLKNNVWPGFRGYHKVGDNTFPNLMAALTGRNLSNIINKCSKKMDKCNDLLIWSIFKKSGYVTAYGEDYLQLPDIFSRDYLFRGSPTDHYMRPFFLNGEYEKNNHSLLCSGKVSSGQQLLDYAYDFVLTYRERPFFGFFWMNSFSHNINNHPQDVDQLLEDFLNRLTYTGALETTFIIFLSDHGIRFGEHRLTVESYYDDRLPFLFLWIPELFKYYYPHKVKAVLINQFRLVTPYDLFDTLYEISELSNVTESERYDYSARHQSIFSIISANRTCQDVGIHDKWCSCHKLYPLDVEDTEGIKSVYFVVARIKSKIKNIKTKQCWTCMNLGLQNTSRIHFYFDDKKVNLYYVVAFSMRPRNIFYEAIVSRQNTNMSVVGSINIISPYKGFGDCAINHEDRIFCVCQKIFDCRIKSML; this is translated from the exons ttaAGATGATAGACACACCAGGCTGCCGTATCCCGGTCGCAATGGTAAATTATTCATCGGTAAAAAAATGGAAGAGAGGATCGTGTGGAAATCGAGCTGTTTATTTGAAAAGAGTTGAAGGCTCTAAAATAAGAGTGTCgattaaggaaaaaaatatgagaaaatatttaaaaagaacatCCAAATACAAGTGTTGCTATAGATTCTTTCAAAGATCGACAAAACCGCGCTTTGAGCACAGGAAGCTCCG ataTACAGAATGTAAAGATATAAAGGACAgcgaaatatttttactagagagtgattttataaatgttcaGTGCTTCGAAATTAATGCCTATAATAAATCACATCTCATTTATCAAGACGTATACGCGTTCTgcagaaaaataaatacgacaaacataattaaaacgaCGAAACACAACAGGAAATATAACGTGCTAATATTAGGAATGGATTCAATGTCTTTGTCTCGTTTTGTTCAAACAATGACTCGAACTGtcacatttttaaaaaacaatgtctGGCCAGGCTTTAGGGGATACCATAAG GTGGGTGATAACACGTTTCCGAACTTGATGGCAGCTTTAACAGGTCGAAACTTGTCGAATATCATCAACAAATGTTCAAAGAAGATGGACAAGTGCAATGATTTACTTATTTGGAGCATTTTCAAGAAATCTGGTTACGTGACAGCTTACGGTGAAGATTATTTGCAATTGCCTGATATTTTCAGTAGGGACTATTTATTTCGCGGGTCACCCACCGATCACTATATGCGACCGTTTTTTCTCAACGGggaatacgaaaaaaataatcattcctTGTTGTGTTCTGGAAAAGTATCGTCTGGTCAGCAGCTACTAGATTATGCATACGACTTCGTTTTAACTTACAGGGAAAGACCTTTCTTTGGATTTTTCTGGATGAACTCCTTTAGTCATAATATAAACAACCATCCACAGGATGTAGACCAACTTTTAGaagattttttaaatcgtcTTACTTATACGGGTGCGTTAGAAacgacatttataatatttctaagcGACCACGGCATTCGTTTTGGTGAACATCGACTCACAGTAGAATCATACTATGACGATCgtttgccttttttatttttatggataccagaattgtttaaatattattatcccCATAAGGTTAAAGCTGTTTTAATAAACCAGTTTCGATTGGTAACGCCCTACGATTTATTTGACACTCTATATGAAATAAGTGAATTATCTAATGTAACTGAATCGGAGAGATACGACTATTCTGCTAGACATCAAAGTATATTCAGTATTATAAGTGCAAATCGCACTTGCCAGGACGTTGGCATTCATGATAAGTGGTGTAGTTGTCACAAATTGTATCCCCTTGACGTTGAAGATACGGAAGGAATTAAGAGCGTGTACTTCGTAGTAGCacgtataaaaagtaaaataaaaaatattaaaacaaaacaatgttgGACTTGTATGAATCTTGGCCTGCAAAATACGAGCCGAATACATTTCTATTTTGATGATAAAAAGGTAAACTTATATTATGTAGTGGCTTTTTCTATGAGACCACGAAATATTTTCTATGAAGCTATCGTTTCACGACAAAATACGAATATGAGTGTTGTAGGttccattaatattatatcgccATATAAAGGTTTTGGTGATTGCGCAATTAACCACGAAGACAGAATTTTCTGTGTGTgccaaaaaatatttgactgTCGAATAAAATCAATGCTATAA
- the LOC126769986 gene encoding uncharacterized protein LOC126769986 isoform X1 codes for MKSVKITLWMVTICLCFFILIVYHFYHFSFARNYHKLNDISILQQPSSTKRNFDTPMRHIPLNEIYKDISDNDQDSLEFEETKQVKMIDTPGCRIPVAMVNYSSVKKWKRGSCGNRAVYLKRVEGSKIRVSIKEKNMRKYLKRTSKYKCCYRFFQRSTKPRFEHRKLRYTECKDIKDSEIFLLESDFINVQCFEINAYNKSHLIYQDVYAFCRKINTTNIIKTTKHNRKYNVLILGMDSMSLSRFVQTMTRTVTFLKNNVWPGFRGYHKVGDNTFPNLMAALTGRNLSNIINKCSKKMDKCNDLLIWSIFKKSGYVTAYGEDYLQLPDIFSRDYLFRGSPTDHYMRPFFLNGEYEKNNHSLLCSGKVSSGQQLLDYAYDFVLTYRERPFFGFFWMNSFSHNINNHPQDVDQLLEDFLNRLTYTGALETTFIIFLSDHGIRFGEHRLTVESYYDDRLPFLFLWIPELFKYYYPHKVKAVLINQFRLVTPYDLFDTLYEISELSNVTESERYDYSARHQSIFSIISANRTCQDVGIHDKWCSCHKLYPLDVEDTEGIKSVYFVVARIKSKIKNIKTKQCWTCMNLGLQNTSRIHFYFDDKKVNLYYVVAFSMRPRNIFYEAIVSRQNTNMSVVGSINIISPYKGFGDCAINHEDRIFCVCQKIFDCRIKSML; via the exons ATGAAATCAGTAAAAATAACGCTATGGATGGTAACGATTTGTTTGTGTTTCTTCATACTTATAGTGTACCacttttatcatttttcatttgcacgaaattatcacaaattaaatgatatttcaattttacaaCAACCATCGAGTACGAAACGGAATTTCGATACACCCATGAGGCACATACCATTAAACGAGATTTACAAAGACATTTCCGACAATGACCAGGATTCTCTTGAATTCGAAGAGACAAAACAAG ttaAGATGATAGACACACCAGGCTGCCGTATCCCGGTCGCAATGGTAAATTATTCATCGGTAAAAAAATGGAAGAGAGGATCGTGTGGAAATCGAGCTGTTTATTTGAAAAGAGTTGAAGGCTCTAAAATAAGAGTGTCgattaaggaaaaaaatatgagaaaatatttaaaaagaacatCCAAATACAAGTGTTGCTATAGATTCTTTCAAAGATCGACAAAACCGCGCTTTGAGCACAGGAAGCTCCG ataTACAGAATGTAAAGATATAAAGGACAgcgaaatatttttactagagagtgattttataaatgttcaGTGCTTCGAAATTAATGCCTATAATAAATCACATCTCATTTATCAAGACGTATACGCGTTCTgcagaaaaataaatacgacaaacataattaaaacgaCGAAACACAACAGGAAATATAACGTGCTAATATTAGGAATGGATTCAATGTCTTTGTCTCGTTTTGTTCAAACAATGACTCGAACTGtcacatttttaaaaaacaatgtctGGCCAGGCTTTAGGGGATACCATAAG GTGGGTGATAACACGTTTCCGAACTTGATGGCAGCTTTAACAGGTCGAAACTTGTCGAATATCATCAACAAATGTTCAAAGAAGATGGACAAGTGCAATGATTTACTTATTTGGAGCATTTTCAAGAAATCTGGTTACGTGACAGCTTACGGTGAAGATTATTTGCAATTGCCTGATATTTTCAGTAGGGACTATTTATTTCGCGGGTCACCCACCGATCACTATATGCGACCGTTTTTTCTCAACGGggaatacgaaaaaaataatcattcctTGTTGTGTTCTGGAAAAGTATCGTCTGGTCAGCAGCTACTAGATTATGCATACGACTTCGTTTTAACTTACAGGGAAAGACCTTTCTTTGGATTTTTCTGGATGAACTCCTTTAGTCATAATATAAACAACCATCCACAGGATGTAGACCAACTTTTAGaagattttttaaatcgtcTTACTTATACGGGTGCGTTAGAAacgacatttataatatttctaagcGACCACGGCATTCGTTTTGGTGAACATCGACTCACAGTAGAATCATACTATGACGATCgtttgccttttttatttttatggataccagaattgtttaaatattattatcccCATAAGGTTAAAGCTGTTTTAATAAACCAGTTTCGATTGGTAACGCCCTACGATTTATTTGACACTCTATATGAAATAAGTGAATTATCTAATGTAACTGAATCGGAGAGATACGACTATTCTGCTAGACATCAAAGTATATTCAGTATTATAAGTGCAAATCGCACTTGCCAGGACGTTGGCATTCATGATAAGTGGTGTAGTTGTCACAAATTGTATCCCCTTGACGTTGAAGATACGGAAGGAATTAAGAGCGTGTACTTCGTAGTAGCacgtataaaaagtaaaataaaaaatattaaaacaaaacaatgttgGACTTGTATGAATCTTGGCCTGCAAAATACGAGCCGAATACATTTCTATTTTGATGATAAAAAGGTAAACTTATATTATGTAGTGGCTTTTTCTATGAGACCACGAAATATTTTCTATGAAGCTATCGTTTCACGACAAAATACGAATATGAGTGTTGTAGGttccattaatattatatcgccATATAAAGGTTTTGGTGATTGCGCAATTAACCACGAAGACAGAATTTTCTGTGTGTgccaaaaaatatttgactgTCGAATAAAATCAATGCTATAA